In Nicotiana tabacum cultivar K326 chromosome 19, ASM71507v2, whole genome shotgun sequence, one DNA window encodes the following:
- the LOC107824057 gene encoding uncharacterized protein LOC107824057: protein MDWSQKLYFTAFLIVTAAAASIRGIHGYAMVSGTVFCDQCKDGQVSLFDYPLNGINVAMACPDNNGQMTTWGEETTNWLGNFAMRFDGTPDLSGCVAQVTGSSEQGTRGCGTGGGQGKSPRLMFRMFDMEMYIVDPLISQPADPMSFCPKSSSYPQPQPQPHPNPVSPSIPPLPPLPPTPPMPHLPPMPPFPYLEASACPHQNWIMPEYRCYWKVVTPDSKVGVVFGLIAARKYGTDITLWEGMKGRGEPYKTLLREGTTALLNSYNSVQFPYHPLGVIQHMNWALMGSTQHVLHTALSFMRANSGNWNATCKFNPCK, encoded by the exons ATGGATTGGTCCCAAAAGCTTTATTTTACAGCTTTTCTAATTGTTACAGCAGCAGCAGCATCCATTCGTGGAATTCATGGTTATGCAATGGTCTCTGGCACTGTCTTCTGTGACCAATGCAAAGATGGCCAAGTCTCTCTCTTTGATTATCCTCTAAACG GAATAAATGTAGCAATGGCATGCCCAGATAACAATGGGCAAATGACAACATGGGGAGAAGAAACAACAAATTGGCTAGGAAACTTTGCCATGAGATTCGATGGCACTCCAGATTTGAGTGGTTGTGTTGCACAG GTTACTGGCAGTAGTGAGCAAGGGACAAGAGGATGTGGGACAGGAGGAGGTCAAGGGAAATCACCAAGATTAATGTTTAGGATGTTTGATATGGAAATGTACATAGTTGATCCTTTGATTTCTCAGCCAGCAGATCCTATGTCTTTCTGTCCAAAATCTTCTTCATATCCACAACCACAACCACAACCACATCCCAACCCTGTTTCCCCTTCCATACCTCCATTGCCACCACTACCACCTACTCCTCCAATGCCTCACTTACCCCCAATGCCTCCTTTCCCTTATTTGGAAGCCTCAGCTTGCCCACACCA GAACTGGATAATGCCAGAATACAGATGCTATTGGAAAGTAGTAACCCCAGATTCTAAAGTAGGAGTTGTATTTGGTCTAATTGCTGCTAGAAAATATGGAACTGATATAACATTATGGGAAGGAATGAAAGGCAGAGGAGAACCTTATAAGACTTTGCTAAGAGAAGGGACAACTGCACTTTTGAATTCTTATAACAGTGTGCAGTTTCCTTATCATCCATTGGGTGTAATTCAGCATATGAATTGGGCATTAATGGGATCTACTCAGCATGTTTTGCACACAGCATTGAGTTTTATGAGGGCCAATTCTGGCAATTGGAATGCCACTTGCAAATTCAATCCTTGCAAGTGA